Proteins encoded together in one Camelina sativa cultivar DH55 chromosome 9, Cs, whole genome shotgun sequence window:
- the LOC104711852 gene encoding fructose-bisphosphate aldolase 8, cytosolic produces the protein MSAFTSKFADELIANAAYIGTPGKGILAADESTGTIGKRLASINVENVETNRRNLRELLFTAPGALPCLSGVILFEETLYQKSSDGKLFVDILKEGGVLPGIKVDKGTVELAGTNGETTTQGLDGLGDRCKKYYEAGARFAKWRAVLKIGENEPSELSIHENAYGLARYAVICQENGLVPIVEPEILVDGSHDIQKCAAVTERVLAACYKALSDHHVLLEGTLLKPNMVTPGSDSPKVSPEVIAEHTVRALQRTVPAAVPAIVFLSGGQSEEEATKNLNAMNQLKTKKPWSLSFSFGRALQQSTLKTWAGKEENVKAAQEALYVRCKANSEATLGTYKGDAKLGDGAAESLHVKDYKY, from the exons ATGTCTGCCTTCACCAGCAAATTCGCCG ATGAGTTGATCGCCAACGCTGCCTACATCGGCACACCTGGAAAAGGTATTTTGGCTGCTGATGAGTCCACCGGTACCATCGGAAAGCGTCTTGCTAGCATCAACGTCGAGAACGTTGAGACCAACAGACGTAACCTTCGTGAGCTTCTCTTCACCGCCCCTGGTGCTCTCCCATGCCTCAGCGGTGTCATCCTCTTCGAGGAGACTCTCTACCAAAAGAGTTCCGATG GCAAGCTTTTCGTTGATATCTTGAAGGAAGGAGGAGTTCTTCCCGGTATCAAGGTTGACAAGGGTACCGTTGAGCTTGCTGGAACTAACGGTGAGACCACCACTCAAGGTCTTGACGGTCTCGGTGACCGTTGCAAGAAGTACTACGAAGCTGGTGCTCGTTTCGCCAAGTGGCGTGCAGTCCTCAAGATCGGCGAGAACGAGCCATCTGAGCTATCCATCCATGAGAACGCTTATGGATTAGCTAGATACGCTGTTATCTGCCAGGAGAACGGTCTTGTACCAATTGTCGAGCCTGAGATCCTTGTTGATGGATCCCATGACATCCAGAAGTGTGCTGCCGTGACTGAGCGTGTTCTTGCAGCTTGCTACAAGGCTCTTAGCGACCACCACGTTTTGCTCGAGGGAACCCTCTTGAAGCCTAATATGGTTACACCAGGATCAGACAGCCCCAAGGTTTCACCTGAagtcattgctgagcacaccgTCCGTGCCCTTCAGAGAACCGTCCCAGCAGCTGTTCCAGCCATCGTCTTCTTATCTGGTGGACAGAGCGAGGAAGAAGCTACCAAGAACTTGAACGCAATGAACCAGTTGAAGACCAAGAAGCCATGGTCATTGTCTTTCTCTTTCGGACGTGCGTTGCAGCAGTCTACCTTGAAGACATGGGCAGGCAAAGAGGAGAATGTCAAGGCAGCTCAAGAGGCTTTGTATGTGAGGTGCAAGGCTAACTCAGAAGCCACTCTTGGAACCTACAAGGGTGACGCCAAGCTTGGTGATGGAGCAGCTGAGAGCCTTCACGTGAAGGATTACAAGTACTGA